CACATGCGCATTGCAATGTTTGTCCTCTTCTTAGCCATGTATACAGTCACCATAGTTGGGAACGGTCTCGTTGTATTATTGATTGTGGTGGATTCTCATCTCCACACACCCATGTATTTCTTCCTTTGCAACCTCTCCTTTATCGATGTCTGCTATGTCTCTACCTATGTCCCACAGGTTCTGGCAGATAGCTTCAAAGACAAAGCTGTTATACCTTGGGGTAGGTGTTCTGCACAAATGAGTGTCGGCCTTTTTCTGGGAGTGTCTGAATATCTCTTACTAGCTGTCATGGCTTATGACCGCTTTGTGGCCATATGCAGCCCATTGCACTATAATGTAATCATGAGCCAGAAGCTGTGCATCATACTGGCACTCGGCCTGTGGTGCGGCTCTTTCTTCTTGACCATTGTATCCTTTTATAGCATGCTGGCACAGTTGTGTGGCCACAACACGGTAAATCATTTTACATGTGAGCTCCAAGCAGTGTTGAAATTCGCTTGCTCTGACACTAAAGCCAGTGGACTTAACATGCTGATAACGAGCGTCTTCACTCTTCTGTTCCCCTTTGCCTTCATCCTGCTGACCTATGGGCGCATTGGTCTGGCTGTCCTGCGCATCCGCTCAGCTGAAGGCCGGGGCAAAGCTTTATCCACCTGTGGCTCTCATCTGGTTGTCGTGAGCATCTTCTATGGCACTGCCATGGCCGCATTCCTGAGGCCTCAGGCCAAGACTTTCACAGATAGTGAAAAAATAGTGTCTATCTTTTATGGGATTGTGACCCCAATGCTCAACCCCTTGATCTACAGTCTGAGAAACAGAGATGTGAAGGGAGCCTTTTGGCGGCTGATCAGAAGGGAAACAGAGAAGTAAACCACTTCAGACTCAGCGTCCCTACTGATATCTTTTCAGCATGAATATGTCTAGCAGGTTTCCATGATCCTGTATGCTACTTCTATTGATTTCAACATTGTATTTTGTTAATATCACAATATCATTATACATAATGTTttgcataataaataaatatatgaatgAAGCAAATAGGaggcttccttctttttcttagtTAGAAGGCAAAAACCCTTTTGTTACCAATGTTTGTAATGACTTGGTTGACATTGCATtggggaagggctttttttgtagcaggaactcctttgcatattaggctacactcctctgatgtagccaatcctccaagagtttacagggctcttcttacagggccgactgtaagctcttggaggtttgactacatcagggggtgtggcctaatatgccaaggatttcctgctacaaaaaaaaaagtcctgcattcgGTCATACTGAGAGACCTAAAGTTACCCCAAGCCAGGAATATTTTTGCAAGATTTCTCCAACTTTTAAATATCAGTCAAGTGAGTCAAACTTTATTATGGGTTATAAGCCATACAAaatcagaaccccccccccccaatattaatTACTTACATCAAATCTCTACATATATCATTTTCCCTAGAATATCTAATAATGTAAGGGTTGACTCAGATTCTGAGTAAATTATACACAAGATATTATCTTGGCCCATATTTTCATTGAAGATAGCAGAAATTTAGCTACAGATAAGAGTAATCCTTTGGTCAATACAATAATCCTTTGGTTAGCGCATCTGCTCAAACAACATGCATATTGACGTGGAATCGTTGGAGCTAAATTGAAAAGACATAAAGACACTTGGTGGGCTGTAGCTGAAGTTTCTTGAAAATCAATATCCTtcatacagtcattgattgctaaAATAGCTACACTTTGCAcaactgaattttttaaaagcaagggaAAGACCCAATATGGTGAATTTCTCATCTATTGGGTTAAGTGGATACAGTATCAGAATTAGATATTAGGCTACTAGAAAATTGATCCTTTTGTTGATGAACAAAAGTCAGATTCTGATTATAAGCGCTTAGTGGCCAGGCCAAATTTACCAGTGGTGTGATATCTATTTTACCTTTGGTTTGTAATGACCTATGGCTAAATACAAATACATGCTTTCACCAAAGCAACCAAGGTCATAACATTTCAGAGTGTCCCAGGGTCTTGTCTTCTATTATGTATAGTTATCAAAAACCAAATAGTCCTCTAACACAAATATTGAGACAGTTTCTctttgcagtaaaaaaaaaaaaaacctttcaagcaTGTGCACTTTCATCAATGATAAAactaaaaatgagaaaataataaATCCCGCATCCATTTAgcttggcttggcttcagggggtatgacctaatatgcagattagtccctgatgggctttttctacaaaaaaagcctgtgtggaaacaatggtgatgtggaggtgtggcctaatatacaaatgagttcctgctgggctttttctacaaaaaaagtcctgctctcaATAGatcatgattctacataccaatggttattcatatttgtttatttattaaaacatttatatcttgACTTTGTtcttggttcaaggtggcttacaatggtTCACAAAACATCCACAGGTATCATTGCTTTCATTTAATCACT
This region of Heteronotia binoei isolate CCM8104 ecotype False Entrance Well chromosome 13, APGP_CSIRO_Hbin_v1, whole genome shotgun sequence genomic DNA includes:
- the LOC132581878 gene encoding olfactory receptor 13H1-like encodes the protein MAAPGGRKNAEEQMQGNMEDWDNGTTVTEFVLMGFPRQLHMRIAMFVLFLAMYTVTIVGNGLVVLLIVVDSHLHTPMYFFLCNLSFIDVCYVSTYVPQVLADSFKDKAVIPWGRCSAQMSVGLFLGVSEYLLLAVMAYDRFVAICSPLHYNVIMSQKLCIILALGLWCGSFFLTIVSFYSMLAQLCGHNTVNHFTCELQAVLKFACSDTKASGLNMLITSVFTLLFPFAFILLTYGRIGLAVLRIRSAEGRGKALSTCGSHLVVVSIFYGTAMAAFLRPQAKTFTDSEKIVSIFYGIVTPMLNPLIYSLRNRDVKGAFWRLIRRETEK